A segment of the Macrotis lagotis isolate mMagLag1 chromosome 8, bilby.v1.9.chrom.fasta, whole genome shotgun sequence genome:
caaagcAGAGATGAGATGAGCTCAATGGATTCAGCCTGAAGTATGAGAGGACTGTTTAGTGAATGAAGAAATGAGTAAGACCAAGGACCGAAAAAGAACGTCACCAgggaatggaggggaggggaagggaggagaaggaggaggagaaaagggggagggaggagaaaagaggaaaagggaggagagagggcgggaaatgaggagggggaggaggagggagacagCTCTAGACTGCCTACTATCCATTGAGCCTGGTGCACTGGAAAAGAGTGAGTGACACCAGGCTGAAAGGAATCTTCTGGAGGTTGATAAAATGTTCAATAGAGGATTAAGTGCCAGCGGGTGAGTGGTATTGATGGCCAGATCCGGTCAGCGGGTGGCCCCAGGGTATACTTTTTGCCTGGCTGTTGAAAGATCTGGGGCTCCTGACGGCTGCTCCATCTTCACTTCTTGTAAATGACTCCAATCATAACAGAGTTAGCGTGACTGAGGCATCGCTGTCAGCCAGCCTTGCATTTGTCACTTCTTGCCTATGGCCTCTGAtactattcccccctcccctctatTAATGGAGAGTCTGTCATAGACTAGATTTTAATGACATTCATTAGGTGTGCCTCATTTGCATATAGATCTGCATCAGACCCTGGGAACAGCCCCATTAGTCAGATTAGTTTTCTATATCTCAGAATCTGTAAGCTTCATGGTGAAAATTCATTCAGCTGGTCACAGAGCCCCTCAGCCTCCATCCTTACAcatacacaaaacacacacacacacacacacacacacacacagatatatatcaTCATTAAATGTCAAGATTTAGTAAAAAAAGATCTCTAAAGTCAaaggaactggattcaaattctgactctccCACTCAATAAACTATGTAActtgggacaagtcacttcttttCTGGaccttagtctcctcatctgtataaaatgaagatctctgaagtcccttcaatCTCTGAATGTATAATAAACTTTAAAGTTTAGAAGAACAGCAACtccaaaaagaaataagaatatttgCCTCTCCCCCCTTTTCTACTCCTCCTTTTCTGAAGCTGAATTGTTCTtccaattttcagataaggatATAATCACACAGCCAGTCAGTattagagctgggatttgaacccaagatttTTGCCTCCAGGTCAActtctttcttcaaatctcagctaaagttCTTCTTGATGTGTATCTTGTACATTGTTATTTgtctgtctcccccattagactatgagttccttCAGAAGAGGGATTGAGTTTTTGTGGTGAACACTTAGCAAATGTTAGTTGACTGACTGAAGATGGTACCATGTTACTTCTTATGCTTCTATACAGGCTAAATTGTTCACAAACACCATACACAAGCAACAAAGTGTTCTTTCCTCTCTAGCTTGCAacatctgttctttttttttttttaaggtttttgcaaggcagatggggttaagtggcttgcccaaggccacacagctaggtaattattaagtgtctgaggccagatttgaacccaggtactcctgactccagggaccactgtgccacctagtcacccgaAACATCTGTTCTATACAGCATATAGTGGAATGGGATATGgctcagaagatctgagttcaagagcccaacttgctatttcttatcTGTGATCTTCTACAAGTCAACTCTTTCCTGAGCCTCTGTaatccttctctgtaaaatgggattgaactagatgaccttgaaAGATCCTtgccaactctaaatctatgtatTTTGGCTCCTGGGATTATGTCCTAGCCaccaaaactaatttttaaaaatgggaaactaGCTGGTCTCTGAGTTAGTGACCACAAGCAAAAGAGCAACAAGTCATAGTCTTGCCCCTCAGAACCTCACCTCCTTGAGGAAACTTCTTTGGTGTCAGACAAGCTTCATCAGACAGGATCCCTGACTGCTATttacagaaagaggaaagggagactGGAACTTTGAGTCTGGGTTCTGTCTAAATGGACTAATGGGAAAGCTAATTCATTAATCTTGTTAGCCTAGGAGTGCCAGAAAACTAAGGTTTATAAATGACCTCCTCTCACTGACCTTCCCTCCCTGCCATTGGAAACCCCCAAATTCAGATCAcccattaaaaaagagaaaaaggagaattcCACTGGGAGAAGCCAGGTACTGGTATTTCCTTGAAAACACGTTTCAAGCTGCTCTGTTGGCTAAGGTGGGAGCTGTTGAATAGAAAAAGGCATAGGTGAGGGAGTCTCCTTGTGTTGAGGCAGTAGGGGAAGATGCTAGCTATAATTTCAAGGCTTTGGCTGAGGTTTTCCTAGATTTCAAATCTTACACTatcccccacccctgccccccaGCTCTTCGGATCTTTATTCCAAGACAAAAGCTACCATTTTAAGATAGAACTCTTTgatttacccccccccctttttgtcaAGTAAGAAGATTGGAGTGTATGAAATACCACCACATCATACCTCTGAGAGGCCCCATGGTATTGTGAAAAGAGCATTGCAGATGAAGACAGAAAGTACATGTTCAAATTCCAGCTATGCTTCTGAGAGACTGGGAAAATCACTATGTCTTTCTGaatcttactttcttcatttgtaaaatggtaggGAGGGATGGTAGCAATACTTACACTTCCCTCATTGGGGCTATTGTGAGCAATGTGTTTTACAAACTGTAAAATACTATATAAGTAGAGGTTAATTATTATGTACAAAGTCCAACACCTCTGTGAAGAATCTCCATTTTAAATATACTctcctcaaattttcctagaGCACTTGGGCTAGTTCTGATTTGCCCTTGCATTACATTTAACCATTTATAAAGTCCTGTACTCCCTACAGACCTTAAATTCCTTAAAAGCAGGATCTAGATTCTGGCAGGGCAAAGTTGATACAATCGCCTCCTAGTGaccaggattaaaaaaaaaaaccatcccaGCTTCAAGTTATAGATCTTGATGCTGAGGACAAAATAGAAGAATGATACCAAGGGAACTTGCTTGTCTCTACAATGTATGCTTCTGAATAGCTCTGAACAAGGAGATAGGGGTAGAAGGTATTGGACACGGAGCACAGCTACAGGAGGGGATTTGGGATTCCAGTAATCCAGTAACTGGGAGTTAGTTAAGTATTTATGGATCTAGGTTAAGATTTAAACAGGAAGGTACCTTAGATGTCATCTAACTCCCTCATTcttgaaatgaggaaattgaaaaaagttaagtgacttgcccaaggagtaGTTCCAAAGCTAGCACTTTCCACTGTATCATTTTCCAAGATATCCCCAGGATTTActattgggttaaaaaaaaagggctaacaacaaaaaagtctttccttccatttccagCCCCACCTCCAAGTATAGCTTCAGTTTAACTATTCTCACCTTAACCATATTACAACCTATGTTTCCCATTACCTGCCCCTCATACATACCAGATCTTCTCATCTCACTTTTTATTCCTGTAAATTGACGTCAGCCCTGCTGAATCATGAAGCTGAGGtttttgagcaaaaaaaaaaaatctgttaggGCAGAGAAGCCACATGGGCCCCttgcctcttcctcctcttcaatGATGGCATTTTTAATGGTGTGTACAAGATTTCAGTTTTGGCAGCACATTAAAGAAAACAGCTGGTCACATGTTGGGTTTTTgctgggtctttttttttatacatacatacatacagcgATGTCTAAATGTACAGTCTATAAAATAATGCCCTTAAAGCTATTTTCCTTACTCTTAAAAATCCCAATTctattccaccccccccccatgggttttatatatttcatttgatctctatGAATGGCCCTCATTCTGGTCTACTTCAGGAAATCTTTGGGTCCATCCCTAGAATTCTCACTTGGGGACAAAGAAgaaatagttttcagaagaaagtTCACTAATGACTCCTCTCCCCAAGAGCACCCCCTTCATCTCCTCTCCTAGGACAATAACCCTGGTGCATGGGGGGAGAGAAttggaaacaaacaaataaaatagctCAGACATCCAAGAGAAACCCTTTAGACAAGATGTTagctctcttcctccctttcaccCTTATTAAAATGGGTCAGCTTGAGGAAAGCTTTAAGAGATCCTAAATCTCTTCTGGCCACTCTTAACCTTTGATCCTGGAACCTATTTAATCCAAAAGCATGTAGCAGTGACTGTTGCTTTCCAGTCCTAAAGTTAATTTCATGGAGCACTTTACAATTTGAAAGGTATTATTAAATATTAGGATACTACATTATAAACATGTCGAAGGCTCTAGAGGGTCATTTTAACTTTCAAAAATGAAGTGAAATGCAACATAAAGCCTGCTTAACCCCAAACCCTAAAATGACTCAATTAACAGCTCTCTGTAAGTGCTGAGCTTGCTGGTTCCCATCACCAgccattcatcagattctgatttCCTGGATCACTACAGCCCCCCACAATCTAGACCTCAGACACATATAGGCTCTTTCCAGTCATTTTCCTATCAGAAACTGCTgttggtacacacacacacacacacacacacacacacacacacacacacacacaaagacacacacaaacGAAAGTATCAAGTGGCCATTTCCAAAGCTCAATCTCTTCCCTTGATTCCTCTGCTATTGTTTAAAAAGTTACTCTGAACAAAAATCTTAAGAATGGATGaggatagggtggctaggtggtgcagtggataaagcaccggccctggaggcaggagtacctgggttcaaatctggtctcagacacttaataattacctagctgtgtggccttgggcaagccacttaaccccactgccttgcaaaaacctaaaaaaaaaaaccaaacaaacaaacaaaaagaatggatGAGGATGAACAGACGAAGCTAGACCGGCCTGGTACCCAGACCAGAATTGTGTTAAAAATAACTTAACTCTTACCCCCAAGCTTTAACATGCATGGGATCTTTTGAACTTACCAgtcaacaaaattttttttaacctgtcaATTGAGGTGGCTTATAGGACAACTCTAGTTGATTCAATCATTTTAAttagttttcaaaatttctagGTACTCCAGTACTTTCAGGGTGTGAATTTTTCCATTCAGAGAAGAAGGTACTGAGTCCAATTAGACCTTATGCAAGAATTCTGATTAGAGTTCATAGTTCCTTTCAATCTGTTCTTCTCAAAGACTTTTGAGGCCTTTAGAACATTTGGGAAAACAACCCCAAGGGCAGATAATCATTATTAGTCTTAAAGCCCCTCCTTTGATCTACCTGGTATCCCTTCCTTTGCCATCCCAGAAGCACCCTCAGGCTAACTCAAAACTCTCAGAAGGCAGACCAACTCCAAGTAATGAATGCATcagaaatttttctctttttgtttaaaaaacttttataataaagtttattacattattttcttttaaaaatataaaataataagttTCTGCACAGCAGAAAAATTAAGCCAGAGACCCCTGGTTTGTGCAAAGGTATTTGATATTTGTAAAcatgaggagggaagggaagcaaatgTACAAATCCCTGTCCCAAATACATTAaggataatagaaaaataaatgggcCTCGATTGCCTCTGAGGCAGGAGGGAAGAAGCACCCAGAGAAGTGGGACAGCTCCACCCGAGCACATTCCTTCCTGGGGAGGGggctttgctttcttccttttctatggGTCTTCTACCTTATCCACCAaaccacacacacaaaatcagCATCATCTCCCTCTTACTGCCATTCCCCCTACccaagaaaaaaaccaaaaccaattccatctcccccccccccaaaaaaaaacaccataGTTAATGCTGCCACCACATTCTTCCATCTTTTTCAAATCTGGAAAGGAAAAGACTTCAGGTAGTCCTTAAGGACAGGATTTAGTGGAATCTTGCCCAAGTTGTCCCTTCCAAAGGTGGCCACAATGCTCTTTCGACACAGCTCCTGCAGGGGCCGAACTCTTAGCTGTCGCAGGGGGGTCACCAACATTTTTCGGGGAGAGTTCAGGTAATGTTCCAGCAGCTTGAAGAGGCAGTCGAAGGTCTCCCGGCTGCCATCCAGGTTGAATCGACCAGCCTGGAAGTTGACCCGGATGCTGGTGGGCCCTGAAGCCATCTTAACACTGATGGCAAAAAAGCAGTTTTTCTGCCGGCTATCCCGGACCAGGAAGGTCCCCACCGGCTCACTTTTGAGTTTCTCGTGGGCCACGTTCACACTCAGAGGGCCCCAGTAGAAGCCACAGGCATCCAGCAGGGCGCTGGCTCTGGTGATGCTGAAGTAGTCCGCTTGGGAGCGGAAGGTTCGGAAGTGAGTGTCACCCTGTCCCTGGGTCGTCGCCGCCAGGGCCACCGCACCATGCTGAGGGGCCAGGCCGTGTTGGGGTCTGGGCTGTGGGCTGGGATGTTCCCGGCCAGCCCGGTGGGacggagaagaaggaggagaagggtcGAGTCTTCTTCTTGTGTCTGCTGTAACTGCATTGTCGGCTGCCACCTTACTGTGTGCTACCATTCTACAGACTGGACCAGCCTGTGGGGTCGCCCATAGCGTCCGGCGGCGGGCTCGGGCTCCACTCCAGCAGCAGCTACTCTGAAATCCCAGACAGAagggcagagagagacagggaaagaaagagagagaggcagagtgAGTGGGGAACATTTCCCGGGAGCAGGCAGCCAGGCGGGGCTGTGCAGACGGTGTGCCAAAGTAGAGTCTGCCCTTGGTTTGGGGACGCACCCCGGGATGCTTCTGCCCTCCCGGTCcaggatggcagaggatgaggaTGCTCGTCTAAGCTGGAGAGGAGCTTGTGGGTCGGTTCCCTGAAGG
Coding sequences within it:
- the SOCS1 gene encoding suppressor of cytokine signaling 1 codes for the protein MFPTHSASLSFFPCLSLPFCLGFQSSCCWSGARARRRTLWATPQAGPVCRMVAHSKVAADNAVTADTRRRLDPSPPSSPSHRAGREHPSPQPRPQHGLAPQHGAVALAATTQGQGDTHFRTFRSQADYFSITRASALLDACGFYWGPLSVNVAHEKLKSEPVGTFLVRDSRQKNCFFAISVKMASGPTSIRVNFQAGRFNLDGSRETFDCLFKLLEHYLNSPRKMLVTPLRQLRVRPLQELCRKSIVATFGRDNLGKIPLNPVLKDYLKSFPFQI